Genomic segment of Hyalangium ruber:
CCCGCGCGAACTCGGGCGTCCGCGTGCCCGGCCCGAAGACCGCGAGCCCCACCTCGGGCACCTCCTCCGCGATCATCCGCAGCGCGCGGAACATCAGCATCCGCCCGTAGACGGGCGACGGGTGGTGCGCCATCGCCAGCAAAGGCTTGCGCCGCGCGCGGGCCAACTCCACCGCCGGAGTCACCGGCCCCGGGCTCACTTGCGAGGCGCAGAAGGCTGGCTGTACGAGGATCTTCTCCGCCGACACCCCGCAGCCGACGAGCGCCTCCTTCACCGCCTCCGACACCGCCACCACACGCGAGTAGCCCGCCAGCGCGGTGCGCGCCAGGGCCCGCCGAGCGGCGGAGGCCGCCAGGAAGTCCGGCAGCAGCCCCGAGTGCAGGGTGATGATGCGTGGCGCCCGAGGCGCGGGGACACTGGCCGCGGCGGCCAGCATCCACGACTTCGGGTTGTTGCCGCTGGTGTGGACATGCACCGTCCACCCAGCGCTCAAGAATCCCGCGAGCTTCAGCCCGAACCCGGCGAGGGAGCGGACAGGGTGTACGTCCGGAGCCGGCCGGCCGCCTTTCCCGATGTCCAGCACCTTCGCTTCGACGCCGCGCCCGCGAAGAAATCGATGCAGTTGTTGAACGTGGATCGCTACGCCGCCGTAGGGCGGCGGATAGTCGCCAACCAGGAGTACGCGCATGACGCTCGGCCTCCCGCTATTGGAGCGTGGCACCCGAAGGCTGAATCGACGCCTCCGGGCGGGGCAGCAGCCCCATCTCGCGCTGATAGGTGGTGAGCGGATCCGGATCCTTGCGCAGCTCGCGGGCCGGCACCCCGGCGACCACCGTGGCCGGCGGCACGTCCTTGAGCACCACCGCATTGGCGCCGATCACCGCGAAGTCGCCGATCCGGATGTTGCCGAGGATCTTCGCCCCCGCGCCGATGCGCACGTAGTCGCCGATGATCGGAGCTCCTTCGAGGCCCGAGCGCCCGCCGATCGTCACCTGCTGGGAGATGAGGCAGTGGCGGCCCATCCGCGTGGCCTTGTGGACGACGACGCCAATGCCGCCATAGCCAACCTGGGTGCCCTCACCGATCTCCGCCTCGTACGGAATGTACGAGCTGTGCAGATAGTAGATGGCCTTGCGCAACAGGTTCGGCACCAGCGGCACCCCGCGCAGGTGCAGCTTGCGCGCGAGCCGGTACAACGTCATCGCATCCACGCCCATGACTCCCTCCCCAACCCCATCCAGTGGACCGCAACCTAGGTACACCCCCCTGGGGAGGGAAGTCCTCCCCAGGTGTCCACCGCTCGCCGATGTTCACCCCGCTCCACGGGGGCGCAGGCTCGCCAGCACCCGCAGCGGCCGGATGCCCGTGGCGCACAGCACACCCACGTAGCCCAGGGTGAAGAGCACCCCGGCGACCACCAGCGGCAGCACGCGCCAGACGAAGCCCTCGGGCAGCCCCACCCACGCGCCCGACAGGCTCGCGCGCAGGATGAAGACGCCCAGCCCGGCGGCCAGGGCCGCCATCGAGGCCTTGCCCAGCTCGGACCAGGGGATGACATCCCGGATGCGCAGCCGCTGCTCCGGGGTGGACAGCGCCGCCGGCACCCGCGACAGCAGCGTCGCCTTGCCCACCAGCTCCGCCAGGGCCCACGAGGCGATGCCGCCCTGCATCCCGAAGTGGCGCACCCCCAGCCACACGAGCGGCACCGTCACCAGCGCCTTCACCAGGTACGAGACGAAGATGGCGCGCGTATACCCCCGGGCGCGCAGCACCCCGTCCATGGGCAGGATGGCCAGCACCACGCCCAGCACGCTCACCCGGAAGATGGGCACCGCGGGCAGGAACTTCGCCCCGAACAGCGCGGAGATGAACTCGGGGGCCGCCGCGAACAGGAACGCCGCGAACGGCAGGAACACGAAGGCCAGCTTGCCCGCCGCCTCTCGGAAGGCCCCCACCGCCTCCTCCAGCCGGCCCGCCTTCTCCAGCTCGCCCAGGCGCACCATCAGCACCTCGCTGGTGGGCGTATAAAGGAGGTCCACCACCGGGAGCTGGAAGCAGCCCACCCGATAGAGCGCATACAGCGCCGGCGTCACCGCGCCCGCCACCACATAGAGGTGCGCGTTCTGCTGCGGAATGGACAGCGCCATGGCCGCCCCGAAGGGCGCCGCGTACACCAGTTGCTCGCGCAGCAACGGCCCGCTCACCAGCGGCCCGCTCGCGCCCCTCAGCGCGACGAACCAGGTGGCCACGTACCGCACGCCGGCGAACCCCACCACCGCCAGCATCATCCCGTGCAGTGAGGTGCCCAGCAGACACGGCACCACCATGGCCGCCGAGCGCAGGGTGTCCGACACGAGGTACACCACCGCCGACTGCCGGGTACGCCCCTGGCTGGTCAGCGACACCTCCAGCGGGTACGAGCCCATCAGCAGCGCGGTGTAGATCGCCAGTGGCCAGCGGTACTCCACGAGCGCCGGGTTGGAGAACAACCGCGACACGGGCTCCAGCAACCCCAACACCAGCCCCGCTCCCACCACCCCCGCCCCCGACACGAACAGGAGCGCCTGCCCCAGGTAGGGCCGCTTCTGCTCCGCGCGGGGCAGGAAGTAGTAGAGGCTCTGCACCACGCCCATCGGCAGGACGTAGTAGAGCGTCATCGCGATCAGGAAGAGCTGGTAGTACGTCCCGTACTCCTCGAGGCTGAGCACCCGCGCGAGCACGAGCGGAATGCACAGCGTGAGCCCGGCGGTGAACAGCCGGGCCAGCACCAGGGGACCGGCCTTGCCCAGGAAGGACCCGGGCGCGGCCGGCGCCGAGGATGAACTCACGGAGACTCCCCTTGGAGAATGGGTTGGATGAGGGGCTGCTCGATGCGCACCGCGTTGGCTGCCATGGCGGCCGAAGATAAGTGCGGGCGCCGCCCCGGCACAGGGTGGCTCATGCCCAGCACGCCGAAGCAGTCATCGAGCTGGCAACCCGTCAGCGCCGACGAGTAGTCGCCGAGCATCCCCAGGCTGAAGTTCTCCCACAGCACCTTGCGCTTGAGGGTGAACGGATCGCCGGAGATCCGGTTGGGCAGATCCTCGGTGGTGACACCCGAGCGGAACCCGTGCGCCTTCAGCACGTTGATGATCTCGTCCGAGTACCACCCGTTGCAGTACGCGAAGTCCCGCACCGTGATGGGCACCTCGCGCTCGATGGCCAGCTTGGACTCGAGAATCTCCCGCTCCACCACATTGGGAGGCTCCAGCGTCAGCACCGTGTGCCCCAGCGTGTGCGCGCCGAAGTCGAAGCCGTCGCTCGCCATGCGGCGCACCTCGTCCCAATCCATGATGTCGCCCTGCTCGGGCAACAGCTCGCCGCCCAGCTCCCGCTCCAGGGTGCCGATGATCTCCACCAGCTCGCGAGCCGAGTGCTCGCCGATGAAGTCATCCAGCGCCGCCGAGGGCGTCTTCTGTCCGGTCAGCACCGGCCGCAGCAGCTCCATCGTCAGCCGGGGCAGCGTGTTGAAGTACGGACTCAGCCGCCGCGCCTTGGCCTGACACACCAGGTGGAAGAGCCGGTCGTGGTTGAAGCGCCGGTTCGTGCCGATGAAGTCCGTCGGCAGGTAGACAATGGCCGGTATCCCCATCTGCTTCAGGATGGGATACGCGTACCGGTACACGTCCCGGTACCCATCATCGAAGGTGACGACGCACAGATCCTTCTTCGCCACCCTGCGCCCGGCCATCACATCCACCGCATCGCCGATCGAGGCGAACTCGTAGTCCGCCGCGGCGGCTTCCTCCAGATGCCCGCGAAATGTCTCCTCCGAGATGAGCAGCCCCGGAATGGACCGCTGCAGCTCCCCTGTGAAATCCCCCACCACCCGGTGATAGCTGACGATCAGGATGCGCCGCCCACCGGACTGGCTCCGGCGGTACGCCGCCATCGCCTTGCGTAGCCCGCTGTAATGGAGCACCCCCGCAGTCGCCGACTTCACTACCCTCCGCACCAACCTACCCGCGCCCATGACCTCTCCCCTGCGCAGAGAAACACCTTGGCCCGTTTCCTTTGCATGCGGAGTGCCAAGGTCCACGAGCGGGTTTCCCTCGCTGCCATTGGCACTGAAAGGATGGTTCTCTTCCGTCCCGGGAACAATGTGCCCCAGGGGTTGAAAAACTTTCCAGATCTCACGGAAGCGAACCGTGAGGGATCGGAAGAAGAGGCGCATAAAGTGCCCAACTCATGACCCTGCCCCTCGCGAGCCTGCTCAGCCTCTTGGCCACGGTCGCCGTCGCCCAGGAGTCGGACGCCCCCATGTCCGCGCCCCCGCTGCCGTCCGCCTCGGACCCTTGCTCCTCGGCCGAGGAGGACTACACCTCGGCCTTCAACGCCCTGCTGAAGGGGCGAGACGAGGAGGCGCTCGGAGCGCTGGAGCGGGTGCTCGCCACCTGCCCCACCCACCCGTATGCGGGCGAGTTCGCCCGGTTCGCCCGCAGCCGGCTGGGCCCCGGGGCGGAGCTCGCCGAGGCGGCGCTCACCAGCGGGGAGAAGCCCACGGGCTTCGCGCGCGGAGGGCTGGTGGTGTGGCAGACGATGCACGGCGCTTCCCAAGGCATCCTCCTGTGCGTCATCGCCGACTGTGACGCGCGAGGTGGCCTCGGCGCCGCGCTGCTCGGCGCGGGCGTGGGCGCCACCGCCTCGCTGCTCCTGACTCCGAATGGCGTCACCCCGGGCCAGTCGGCGGTGATCAACTCCGGCACGACGTGGGGCGTGTGGTACGGCATCACCGCCATCTCGCTCCTCGACATGAATGACTCGGACGCCGAGATCGGCACGGTGATGTTCAGCATGGCGAGCCTCACCGGCGCGGGCGTGGCCCTGGCCATGCTCACCTCGCCCACCGCGGGGCAGGTCTCCCTGACCAACTCGGGCGGCCTGTGGGCCGGCGGAGTGATGGCGCTGTTCCTGGCCACGGCGGACTCGGGGGACATGAAGACCTTCTTCGCCATCGAGTCGGCCGTCACCAGCGTGGGCCTGCTCTCCTTCGCCCTGCTCTCCCAGTCGGTGCCCATCTCCCGAGGCCGGGTGCTGCTCATCGACTCGGGTGGAATTCTGGGCGGCCTGCTGGGCGCGGCCGCCGTGGCCCTCGTGACCGAGGACGGAGACCCCATCCTGTTCGGCGCGGGAGTCGGCGCCCTCGCGGGGCTGGGGTTCACCACCTGGCTCACGCGCGACTTCGACGCGCCCGACTCGGCGGCCCCCCAGGTGTCCTTCGCCCCCACCCTGATGGGGCGGGAGGGCGCGGGGCTGGTACTCGGCGGGCGCTTCTAGGCGCCGCCTCGGCCGGCTTTCACTGGAGAACGGAGCGGTTTCCAGTTACGAACGCAGCCCTCGATGGACGCCCTCTCCACCGCCGCGCCTCCCGCGCTCGCCCTGCATGACGTGAGCAAGCGCTACGGGCGTTATTGGGCTCTGGCGCGCCTCACCTACGCGCTGCCCGCCGGCCGCTCCCTCCTCCTTACCGGCCACAACGGCTCGGGCAAGACCACCCTGCTGCGTCTGGTGGCCACCGCCCTCTCCCCCACCGCCGGCCGGGTGGAAGTCCTGGGGCGGGATGCCGTCAACGACCGCGACACGGTGCGTCAGAACGTGGCGCTCCTGTCCCACGCCAGCTTCCTCTATGAGGACCTGACGGCCCACCAGAACCTCGTGGTCCTCGCCCGGCTGCTGGGCATCCCCTCTCCGTCGGACGCCGCCGGTCTCCTGCTGACCCGGGTGGGCCTCACCCGCCGCACCCAGAGCCCGGTGCGCCAGTTCAGCGCCGGCATGCGCAAGCGCCTGGCCATCGCGCGGCTGCTCCTGAAGGCGCCCACCCTGGCGCTGCTGGACGAGCCCTTCGGCGAGCTGGACCCCTCCGGCATCGAGGCCATGGAGAAGATCATCTCCGAGCTGAAGGCCTCGGGCGTCACCGTGGTGCTCGCCACCCACCTCATCGAGCAGGGGCTGTCCTTGTGCGAGGAGCGCCTCCACCTCCAGGACGGACGGGCGGTGCCCGCGTGAAGCCCTCCAAGCCCATCGGCCTGCTGCGGGCCTCCTTCGTCCTGCTGGCCAAGGATCTGCTCATCGAGTGGCGCACCCGGGCGCGCCTCAACGCCCTGGTCTTCTTCGCCCTCTCCACCCTGCTCCTGTTCTCCTTCGCCCTGGGGCCGGACACCAAGCTGCTCGAGCGCAACGCCGGGGGCTACCTGTGGCTGGCCATCCTCTTCGCCAGCACCCTGTCGCTGGGGGAGTCCTTCCGGGTGGAGCAGGAGAACGCCTGCCTGGATGGCCTGCGACTGGCCCCGGCCGACGCTCGGGCCATCTTCCTGTCCAAGGCGGTGGGCAACACCCTGCTGCTCGTCGTCCTGGGCGGCCTGCTCATCCCCGTCATGGTCGCGATCTACGGGGTGAAGGTGACCTTGGGAATCGGCTCGCTCCTGGCGACGTTGGTGCTGGGATGCATGGCGCTCGCCGCCCCGGGGACCGTGTATGCAGCCATCGCCAGCAACGCCCGAGCGAGGGACGTGCTCCTACCTCTGCTATTGTTCCCGCTGATTGTTCCCGCCCTCCTGGCCTCGGCCAAGGGGATGACGCTGGTGCTCCAGGGTGACCCGATGAATCAGCTCAACTCATGGTTCGGCCTGCTGGGCGGGTTCAACCTGATCTATTGGGGGCTAGGGTTCCTCCTGTTCCCCCGGGTGGTCGAGGACTGAAACGTATGGGCAAGTTCTTCCGAATGGCGCTGCCTCCCATCGCGCTGGGCCTGCTGGCCTGGGGCCACTACGTGGGCC
This window contains:
- a CDS encoding glycosyltransferase family 4 protein, coding for MRVLLVGDYPPPYGGVAIHVQQLHRFLRGRGVEAKVLDIGKGGRPAPDVHPVRSLAGFGLKLAGFLSAGWTVHVHTSGNNPKSWMLAAAASVPAPRAPRIITLHSGLLPDFLAASAARRALARTALAGYSRVVAVSEAVKEALVGCGVSAEKILVQPAFCASQVSPGPVTPAVELARARRKPLLAMAHHPSPVYGRMLMFRALRMIAEEVPEVGLAVFGPGTRTPEFARDARETHVAPYLEDLGELDHEEVLGLMSRCDAFIRPTTHDGDAISVREALTLGVPCVASDVCTRPEGTYLFRADHAPDLALRVRQAIAEGPAHVASPDAGPVMLRLYSELAATRQLGSASSQWISIQETRHAAQ
- a CDS encoding serine O-acetyltransferase, with protein sequence MGVDAMTLYRLARKLHLRGVPLVPNLLRKAIYYLHSSYIPYEAEIGEGTQVGYGGIGVVVHKATRMGRHCLISQQVTIGGRSGLEGAPIIGDYVRIGAGAKILGNIRIGDFAVIGANAVVLKDVPPATVVAGVPARELRKDPDPLTTYQREMGLLPRPEASIQPSGATLQ
- a CDS encoding lipopolysaccharide biosynthesis protein, whose product is MSSSSAPAAPGSFLGKAGPLVLARLFTAGLTLCIPLVLARVLSLEEYGTYYQLFLIAMTLYYVLPMGVVQSLYYFLPRAEQKRPYLGQALLFVSGAGVVGAGLVLGLLEPVSRLFSNPALVEYRWPLAIYTALLMGSYPLEVSLTSQGRTRQSAVVYLVSDTLRSAAMVVPCLLGTSLHGMMLAVVGFAGVRYVATWFVALRGASGPLVSGPLLREQLVYAAPFGAAMALSIPQQNAHLYVVAGAVTPALYALYRVGCFQLPVVDLLYTPTSEVLMVRLGELEKAGRLEEAVGAFREAAGKLAFVFLPFAAFLFAAAPEFISALFGAKFLPAVPIFRVSVLGVVLAILPMDGVLRARGYTRAIFVSYLVKALVTVPLVWLGVRHFGMQGGIASWALAELVGKATLLSRVPAALSTPEQRLRIRDVIPWSELGKASMAALAAGLGVFILRASLSGAWVGLPEGFVWRVLPLVVAGVLFTLGYVGVLCATGIRPLRVLASLRPRGAG
- a CDS encoding polysaccharide deacetylase family protein yields the protein MAAYRRSQSGGRRILIVSYHRVVGDFTGELQRSIPGLLISEETFRGHLEEAAAADYEFASIGDAVDVMAGRRVAKKDLCVVTFDDGYRDVYRYAYPILKQMGIPAIVYLPTDFIGTNRRFNHDRLFHLVCQAKARRLSPYFNTLPRLTMELLRPVLTGQKTPSAALDDFIGEHSARELVEIIGTLERELGGELLPEQGDIMDWDEVRRMASDGFDFGAHTLGHTVLTLEPPNVVEREILESKLAIEREVPITVRDFAYCNGWYSDEIINVLKAHGFRSGVTTEDLPNRISGDPFTLKRKVLWENFSLGMLGDYSSALTGCQLDDCFGVLGMSHPVPGRRPHLSSAAMAANAVRIEQPLIQPILQGESP
- the ccmA gene encoding heme ABC exporter ATP-binding protein CcmA codes for the protein MDALSTAAPPALALHDVSKRYGRYWALARLTYALPAGRSLLLTGHNGSGKTTLLRLVATALSPTAGRVEVLGRDAVNDRDTVRQNVALLSHASFLYEDLTAHQNLVVLARLLGIPSPSDAAGLLLTRVGLTRRTQSPVRQFSAGMRKRLAIARLLLKAPTLALLDEPFGELDPSGIEAMEKIISELKASGVTVVLATHLIEQGLSLCEERLHLQDGRAVPA
- a CDS encoding heme exporter protein CcmB, which codes for MKPSKPIGLLRASFVLLAKDLLIEWRTRARLNALVFFALSTLLLFSFALGPDTKLLERNAGGYLWLAILFASTLSLGESFRVEQENACLDGLRLAPADARAIFLSKAVGNTLLLVVLGGLLIPVMVAIYGVKVTLGIGSLLATLVLGCMALAAPGTVYAAIASNARARDVLLPLLLFPLIVPALLASAKGMTLVLQGDPMNQLNSWFGLLGGFNLIYWGLGFLLFPRVVED